Proteins from a single region of Primulina tabacum isolate GXHZ01 chromosome 5, ASM2559414v2, whole genome shotgun sequence:
- the LOC142547574 gene encoding uncharacterized protein LOC142547574 — protein sequence MKVAFGSSWKEVLCEKHIQEGELDPGNPALLMISLSALRSLELLRELRPLTKDCHAAKLFSKHMKVEEQVSMLKNRVNIASGTPSRIKKLIDMEALGLSRLAVIVLDMHTDVKGYSLFTLPQVRNEFWDLYKTFLHQPLLTGDLRICLYGPVPSVSEGKK from the exons ATGAAGGTTGCTTTTGGATCTTCATGGAAAGAAGTGCTTTGTGAAAAGCATATTCAAGAAGGAGAACTTGATCCTGGAAATCCTGCTCTTCTTATGATAAGTCTATCAGCACTAAGGTCACTGGAACTTCTCAG GGAACTGCGACCTCTGACAAAAGACTGTCATGCTGCTAAGCTATTCTCTAAGCATATGAAGGTTGAGGAACAG GTGTCTATGTTAAAGAATCGTGTTAATATTGCTAGTGGGACACCAAGCAG aatcaagaaattaatagatATGGAAGCATTGGGTTTATCTCGATTAGCAGTGATTGTACTTGACATGCACACGGATGTCAAAGGCTATTCCTTGTTCACCCTCCCTCAAGTCAG AAATGAGTTTTGGGACTTGTACAAGACCTTTCTACATCAACCATTGCTGACAGGCGACCTACGCATATGTCTGTATGGTCCAGTACCCAGCGTTTCAGAGGGAAAGAAGTAG